The sequence GTTAGGAAGGTAAGAATTAAGAGCCGTTCGCCCTAAACCTTTCCCTGTATCTTTATAGTGCTGTTTGCATAGAGCTAAGGCATAGTTCCACCAATACCGAGCGCATCCCATAATTTGATTAAGTTGAGACTGCTGAGATGGTGTTGGATATAGCCTAATTTTGATTGCTCTACGCATAATAGCTAAGTAACTTAAACTATATTTATGATAGAATACGTTTTCATGATTTGTCAATCTCAGAGCCTCTCACCTTTCGATTGACCCGCCTTTCATGAGGGGCTGTGGTCGGAATCGCATTCCGACCTTTATAAGCCCCGTCCCCACCCAACTCTTGCGAGTGTGGATGGGGACTTCTCGGCGGTCTTGTTAAAAATAAAGACTCACAGCTTAGAAAGTTCAGCCTAGGTTCTCTTCAGATTACTGTTATTTCTGATATTACCCTGAGGTTAAATCTTCTTTCGATTAATAAAGAATGTGAACAATCAGCGCCATGCTATCTCCCCCCATGCCACGATTATTTTAAGCTACGTAACAATTTCCAAGAGTAGAGATTGACACTACCTCCTGTGCATTTTACTTTATAGTTATTTAGCAAAATTATTAAAACTTAGTGAGGGGGTAGGGGAGTGCTCAGCAAAAACAGCTTCTTCCAACCGTCTCAGGAGACTCAAGGAGGAATAGAATGCGCATTTTGATGATTCAACCCAATTACCATTCCGGTGGCGCGGAAATTGCAGGGAATTGGCCCCCGAGTTGGGTTCCTTATGTCGGTGGCGCATTAAAGCAAGCGGGCTTTACCAATGTGCGATTTGTGGATGCGATGAGTAAGGATATCCCTGATGATGTCTTGGCAGAAATTATCGAAACCAATCAGCCCGATGTGGTTTTAGCAACGGCGATTACCCCGATGATTTATCAGTCGGAAACGACCTTGAAAATCGCGAAAGAGGTTTGTCCCAATATCGTTACGGTAATGGGCGGGATTCATCCCACGTATATGTATGCGGAAGTCCTGAATGAAGCGCCGTGGGTAGATTATATTATTCGGGGAGAAGGAGAAGAAGTGACGGTTAATCTCCTCAAAGCCATTGAAAATGGTACTGACAAGCGCGATCGCGCAGAAATTCAAGGGATTGCATTTTTAGATAATGGGGAAGTGGTCGCCACACCCGCCCATCCTCCCATTAAAAACTTAGATACCCTTACCCCCGACTGGAGTCTTTTAGAGTGGGAACATTACATTTATACGCCACTGAATGTCCGCGTTGCGGTTCCCAACTACGCCCGAGGTTGTCCGTTTCGGTGTCGCTTCTGTTCCCAGTGGCGATTCTGGCGGAAATATCGATCGCGCACGCCCAAACAATTTGTGGATGAAATTGAAACCCTTGTTAAAGAGTACAACGTTGGTTTCTTTATTCTCGCCGATGAAGAACCCACGATTAACCGTTCTCGCTTTATCGCCCTGTGCGAAGAACTCATTGAACGCAACTTAGATGTCTATTGGGGAATTAACACCCGTGTTACCGACGTTTTACGCGATGAAGAACTCTTACCCTTATATCGCAAAGCGGGATTAGTTCACGTTTCTCTGGGAACAGAAGCCGCAGCCCAGTTAAATCTTAATGTCTTCCGTAAAGAAACCACCATTGAAGATAACAAACGGGCGGTACAGTTACTGAAGAAAAACGGCATTGTCGCTGAAGCCCAGTTTATTATGGGATTGGAAAACGAAACCCCAGAAACCATCGAAGAAACCTATCGCATGGCGTTAGATTGGAAACCAGATATGGTGAACTGGAATATGTTTACCCCTTGGCCCTTTTCCGATTTATTTCAAGACCTCGGCGATCGCGTGGAAGTGCGAGACTATTCCCAATATAATTTTGTCACCCCAATTATGAAACCAGACAACATGGAACGGGAACAGGTTTTGAAAGGGGTATTGCGGAACTATGCGCGATTTTATATGCGGAAGACGATCGAATATTGGTTCGTCCGTGATCCCTTCAAACGCAGATATTTACTCGGTTGCTTGAAAGCCTTTGCGAAAACGACCCTGAACAAACGCTTCTACAATCTCAGTCGGGTGAAATATAAAGGCTTACAGACCAATATTGACCTCGGGTTTGATGAATCGAAAGTGTTTACTCGGGAAGAGTTAGCGCAACGGAAACAAGAACATCCAGAGTTGCAAGCGGATATGAATTTTGCGGGAACGATGTCTAATAATCAGCAATCATCAAAATCGTAGCCGAGGACAAAACCATGGATGATATTCAGGTGATTATTGTCGAGTCGGATGAAGCCACTCGCATCCGACTGAGAAACGAGTTACGACAACAAGCAGGAATTGAAATTGCTAGTGAAGCGACGAATGGGGAAACGGGATTGGTTTTATTAGAATCGATTCCTGTAGATCTCGCGATCTCGCCCATGATTTTATCTGATATGGATGGCGTGACCTTTACCGAAAAGGTGCGCCAGTTACAAGCCGAAGACGAGGATCTTAATTTTAAGATTTTATTGCGCTGTTCCCTCACGGAAGAAGAACAAGTGGTTGCTGCGTTTGCTGCGGGTGCGGAAGCCTATTGTCGGGATGATCTCACGATCAAAGAACTGGCGGAAAAGGTGAAAACAGTTCATGAACGGGGACTTGCGTTTGATAGTAAACTTGCAGAGATTATCCAAAATCATGGAACTGAGTTACAGTTAAACGAGGCGGATCAGAAACTGCTGGGAGAAATGGCAAGTGGGAACAGTTACGAAGCCATGGGGGAAGTATTAAACTCTTCTCAGACGGATTTGTGTGAAGCCATCAGCCAACTGCGAAACCATCTTCAAAGCAGCGATCGCGTTCAATCTGCTTTAAATCGCTTACGAAAGGGTTAGACTCATGTAAAATCAACAATTAATCATTTTGTTATTGGTTGTTGATTCTTCAGTAATTTCAAAACGTCCTTCAAAAATAGAATGTTTCGACTTATAACCTATCATTTATTGTCAAATAACCAATGACAAATGACAAATGACGAATGACTATCCATGATTGAAGTTGAACATTTAAGTAAATCCTTTGGTAACACCACTGCGATTAAAGATGTCACCTTCTCCGTGCGAGAGGGTGAAATTTTAGGGTTTTTGGGTCCCAATGGCGCAGGGAAAACCACAACCATGCGGATTTTAACGGGATATATTCCAGCGAGTAGTGGGACAGCCAAACTAGGGGAATACGAAGTCCATCGCAACTCTCTCGCAGTTCGTAAACGGATTGGCTATTTACCCGAACGTCCGCCGTTATATTTAGATATGACGGTCAAAGGCTTTCTAGAGTTTGTCACCCAAATCAAAGGAGTTCCACGGCGCGATCGCGCAAAACAAGTCCAAAGCGCGATCGAACGCTGTTTTCTAGAAGATAAACAAAATATTCTCATCCGTAAACTCTCCAAAGGCTACCGTCAACGAGTGGGAATCGCCCAAGCCATTGTTCATGATCCGCCTGTGATTATTCTTGATGAACCGACGATTGGACTGGATCCGCGCCAGATGATTGAAGTCCGAAACTTAATCAAAAGTCTAGCCGGGGATCATACCATTATTCTCTCAACTCATATTCTCTCGGAAGTGAACATGATCAGCGATCGCGTGACAATTATTGCTGATGGGACTGTCGTTGCTACCAATACCCCTGAGTATTTAATGACCGAACTCAAAGGAGGCGGTGGTTACACCCTTGATCTAGCGGGAGATATTGAAGTCATTCAAAGTACATTAAACGCTTTACCAGAAGTCTCTACCATTGAGATTTTCCCCTCCGAGACTCATGAAGAACGGTCTCAAGTTAAAATTTCTTGTCTTCCCCATACCGAACCTGGGGATAAAATTGCAACTGTAATCGTCAATTCGGGATTACATCTTTATGAAATGCAACGGGATAAACCCACCCTCGAAGATGTTTTCTTAGAATTAACCGCCCAAGAACAACCCGAAACAACAACTGACTCCGAATCGGAGAGTGAAAATGATTCTTCTCAATAACCTCCTTGCAATTTTCCGCCGTGAATTTACCAGTTATTTTACCTCTCCCCTTGCTTATTTAATTACGGCTGTCTTTTGGCTCATTTCGGGCTTCTTTTTTGTTTCCATTTTATTAGGACCAGAAGGTATTATTCAACAAGTCAGCCGACGAGAACAATTACAAATTCCCGTTCCCCCTGTTGATGTGGCTTATCAATTTTTGACTTATTATTTTAGTTTTTTAGGCTCGCTCGTTCTTTTTATTCTTCCTGCGCTTTCCATGGGATTATATACCGAAGAAAGAAAGCGTGGGACTTTAGAACTCATCGCCACTTCTCCGATTACCAATTGGATTGTTGCTTTAGGAAAACTCTTAGGCGTTCTTGCTTTTTTTACAGTCATGATTCTCCCTTTATTGGGTTATGAAATTTACGTTTTTAATGCAGCCAGTCCACCGATTCCTCCCGCCGTTCCTTTACTGGCGCATGGGGCTTTACTCTTATTAGCAGCCTCAATTCTTTCTCTGGGAATGTTCATTTCCTCTTTAACCGATAACACAATTTTTGCTGCAATTATCACCTTTGCGGTGGTTCTTTTTTTGTGGGTCACTGATTTAATTGCAAATCGAGTGAGTGGCGGTTTTGGAGAGGCTTTAGAACATATTTCTTTGATTTCTAATTATGAAACATTAGTGCAAGGAATTTTAGATACCAGTAGTCTCGTTGTTTTTGGCAGTTATATTCTGCTTGGTCTATTTTTAACTGCTCAATCCATTGCTCTTTTACGGGGTAGCAGCTAGTGACGATATATCTGGAGCAGTTCTAATTCATTCATCAAAACTTGATTAATCGTTCTCCCCTTAGTGAGCGTAGGGTCGTTTCATTCTCCTGAAATCACCTTTTTATAGCACTACAAAATTAGGACTCAGCTTCCAGTTGAGTTTGAAGTTCCTGAACCTCCTCTAGAGACAGCCCCGTTCCCTGAGCCACTTGTTGGGGACTTAAACCCATTCGCAGAAAGTTCAGAGCAACTGCTTGCTTTTCTTCTTTTCGACCTTCTTTTCGACCTTCTTCCTTGGCTTCTAATTCCAGATGAGACAGTAGTGGCATCTGCGTTTCCTCCGTTGCTTGTTTCACTTGACGGTTAAATTCTTGCTGTAATGCTTCTGGCAACACCATCATCCAATCTCAGTGACAAACCAAAAGATATTCAAATCTCAAGCCTACTTAAGGAATCAGCTGTGATCTTGCTTAAGGTAAATCTGTCAAACATTTTACAACAATCAAGAGAGATAGCCAGAAAATTTTGCTTTTCAACGTTTCTCCTTGGTTTATGCAGATAAACTGATTTTTGTCAATCCCTGTTCTGTTTCCAGCCACCTTGCTTAACATAAATTCATCTCATCTCTGCGTTCGGAAATGAAGCAATTATTTTTCTGAGTAACGATTGATTAGGGAGAGAAGGCTCTTTTTTGAGGTTTAGCCACAGTTATCCACCATCCCTAACCTAAAATATCATAGAAATTGTCAAATTCCAAATTTGCCCCTTCTAAGCCTTGGTTTTTCGTGGCTTGTCAAGTTTTGTAATATAAGTTTTTCTGAAGGAAAGAGGAGAAACCTTATTAATATCTGATGAATGCGCGATCGCGCTAATTTAGTGTAGCCAATCCAAGATTAACTCTCTTGTTGAAACCAATCGCGCTTAGGACTCAGATTCCAATTGAGTTTGAAGTTCCTGAATCTTCTCTAGAGACAGCCCCGTTCCCTGAGCCACTTGTTCGGGACTTAAACCCATTCGCAGCAAGTTCAGAGCGACTGCTTGTTTTTCTTCTTGTCGACCTTCTTGTCGACCTTCTTGTCGACCTTCTTGTCGACCTTCTTGTCGACCTTCTTCCTTGGCTTCTAATTCCAAATGAGACAGTAGTGGCATCTGCGTTTCCTCCGTTTCTTGTTTCACTTGACGGTTAAATTCTTCCTGTAATGCTTCTGGCAACACCATCATCCAATCGATGACTCGGAATAGTTCTAATATATCACCGCGCTGATAACCCCGTTGATAGAGTCCTCGCACAATTGTCCATTTCCATTGCGCCCTTGCTTGAGCATCTTGGGTGGTACTTTTACTCTTGAGATGAGCCATGATAATCGGAGCAAACAAATTGTCGCTGCTTTCCAATTCTTGCCATCGTTCCTCAAAATCTAACAGTTTGACGATGAGAAACTCCAGCTTCATTTGCGCTCCTCCTTGACCGTAACTATAGGAGTTCGGTCGCCAAGATGGACGATCGTCCCCTAGAACCGCTAAACCCACTAGTGGGCTTCGGCAACGATCAAAAATCCGATAGTGGTAAACAAACATCCTCTCGGAAAAATTGGCTTCATATTGTCCTTGTACTTCCAGATGAATCAGCAGTTGGGTCACTGAGCCATCGTTAAGAAACACTTGGAACAATTTATCGGCGAAGCGAGTTCCTAAATCAGCATCACGTACTGCTTCCCTCAGTTCAGTGTCCAGAGACAGATAGGGCTGACTCCAATCAATGAGGCGGTGCAAGTGGGGAAAGCACAGAGCGAGAAAGGCTGGCAAATATCTCTCTAAAGCCTCTTTCCAAGGACTGTCGTATTCGGCGTTGGAGGGATTGGCGTTTGCGGTCATAATCTTCCAAAAGCAGGTTTAGGATACACCCTGCGCGATCGCGCTAATTTAGTGTAGCCAATCCAAGATTAACTCTCTTGTTGAAAGCAATCGCGCTTAGGACTCAGATTCCAGTTGACTTTGAAGTTCCTGAATCTTCTCTAGAGACAGCCCCGTTCCCTGAGCCACTTGTTCGGGACTTAAACCCATTCGCAGAAAGTTCAGAGCAACTGCTTGCTTTTCTTCTTTTTGACCTTCTTTTTGACCTTCTTTTCGACCTTCTTTTCGACCTTCTTCCTTGGCTTCCAATTCCAAATGAGACAGTAGTGGCATTTCCGTTTCCTCCGTTGCTTGTTTCACTTGATCGTTAAATTCTTTCTGTAATGCGTCTGGCAACACCATCATCCAATCGATGACTCGGAATAGTTCTAATATATCACCGCGCTGATAACCCCGTTGATGGGAAGTCGCGCTACTCAGACAACTGACCTTTAATCAAAAAAAAAGGATGACCTCTCGGTTATCCCTGATCTTTATCACTAACATTGAATTTCTCAGTTTATTCGCTTTTGGCACTAGCAGCGAGAGTTTGCTTGCGCTTTTTGCGATTGCGATACCAGAAGAAGCCTCCTAACGCAGCTAAACCCATTGTTCCTTCCGCTTCAAAGGGAACCGCTTGAGGATCATTAGTAGGAGTGACTGATACCAATTCTATGTTGTCTCCAGCCCCGCCCTCATCAGTTGCATACAGAAGGTTGCCAGTAGCGCGTGGAGCGTCAGAGCCAAAATTTGTAAAGAGGTTGAACCCAGTTAACCCTTGACTGATTAACTCTTGGTTCAAATCAAGAGTATTGCCACCCGTATTCCAACCAAGACTACTATAATCACTGATGTTGAAAGTGCCGTTACCAGAAGATGCCCCAGTTACCGTTACCTCTAAATCCGTGACCCCAAGGCTACTAAGTGATCGAGTCGCAAAACTTCCAGGATTCGGTAAGGTAGTTTCATCAAGGGTAATGCTGCCAGTTGCCGAAGCAGTATTACCAAAGGGAGTTCCATCCCACTCTAGATTGTAAGTTGTAATTGCGCTCGCTGCTTGCGCGCCTGTGAGAACGAAGAGAGCCGTTAGGCTACCCCCCCCATTTTTAACAGGTTTTGTGTGATTTTAGACATTATTTTCCTCTCAAAATAATATAGTTGACTGGTTAAGAGCCTTTCTCAGTGACAAACCAAAAGATACTCAAATCTCAATCCTACTTAAGGAATAATCTGTGATCTTTCTTAAGGTGAAAATATCAAACATTTCACAAACAATCAAGAGAGATAGCCAGAAAATTTTGCTTTTCAACGTTTCTCCTTGGTTTATGCAGATAAACTGATTTTTGTCAAGCCCCGTTCTGTTTCTAGCCACCTTGCTTAACATAAATTCATTTCATCTCTGCGTTCGGAAATGAAGCAATTATTTTTCTGAGTAACGATTGATTAGGGGAGAGAAGGCTCTTTTTTGAGGTTTAGCCACAGTTATCCACCATCCCTAACCTAAAATATCATAGAAATTGTCAAATCCCAAATTTGCCCCTTCTAAACCTTGGTTTTTCGTGGCTTGTCAAGTTTTGTAATATAAGTTTTTCTGAAGGAAAGAGGAGAAACCTTATTAATATCTGATGAATACGCGATCGCGCTAATTTAGTGTAGCCAATCCAAGATTAACTCTCTTGTTGAAAGCAATCGCGCTTAGGACTCAGATTCCAATTGAGTTTGAAGTTCCTGAATCTTCTCTAGAGACAACCCCGTTCCCTGAGCCACTTGTTCGGGACTTAAACCCATTCGCAGTAAGTTCAGAGCAACTGCTTGTTTTTCTTCTTTTCGACCTTCTTCCTTGGCTTCCAATTCCAAATGAGACAGTAGTGGCATCTGCGTTTGCTCCGTTGCTTGTTTCACTTGACGTATTTCATATCAGCACTTTCCCCATCAATCGCTGTCACTCCCCTTAAGTAGAGTTTGGCGAGAGAGGGGCGAGTGTGGTGATTTCTTTAAACAGTAAGCAATGCTTAATTAGTTGTTGTAAATAAGTCTAATGGTAAATGACCATAAACTCCTGCAATCAAATCATCTTCTGCTTGACAAGAGACTAATACCCCGCGATAGTCTCCTGTGTAATTATCTTGATAAAATCCCATTTGTTTAGTGCTAAATTTAATATAAACAGGACTACCAACACTTGCTACTTGGTTAAAATCAATTTGATTAATATCGTATCCCAACGCTGTGAGATAAGTTTTTAAGGCGGTGATTGCTTGTTCTGTATTGTCAGCACAGATCCCTAA comes from Halothece sp. PCC 7418 and encodes:
- a CDS encoding response regulator transcription factor, with amino-acid sequence MDDIQVIIVESDEATRIRLRNELRQQAGIEIASEATNGETGLVLLESIPVDLAISPMILSDMDGVTFTEKVRQLQAEDEDLNFKILLRCSLTEEEQVVAAFAAGAEAYCRDDLTIKELAEKVKTVHERGLAFDSKLAEIIQNHGTELQLNEADQKLLGEMASGNSYEAMGEVLNSSQTDLCEAISQLRNHLQSSDRVQSALNRLRKG
- a CDS encoding ABC transporter permease — encoded protein: MILLNNLLAIFRREFTSYFTSPLAYLITAVFWLISGFFFVSILLGPEGIIQQVSRREQLQIPVPPVDVAYQFLTYYFSFLGSLVLFILPALSMGLYTEERKRGTLELIATSPITNWIVALGKLLGVLAFFTVMILPLLGYEIYVFNAASPPIPPAVPLLAHGALLLLAASILSLGMFISSLTDNTIFAAIITFAVVLFLWVTDLIANRVSGGFGEALEHISLISNYETLVQGILDTSSLVVFGSYILLGLFLTAQSIALLRGSS
- a CDS encoding DUF1824 family protein, which produces MELTQARKLLDQYSCTEQKTVKTEQEKQDLQTALKQITQESEWENLGICADNTEQAITALKTYLTALGYDINQIDFNQVASVGSPVYIKFSTKQMGFYQDNYTGDYRGVLVSCQAEDDLIAGVYGHLPLDLFTTTN
- the bchE gene encoding magnesium-protoporphyrin IX monomethyl ester anaerobic oxidative cyclase, whose translation is MRILMIQPNYHSGGAEIAGNWPPSWVPYVGGALKQAGFTNVRFVDAMSKDIPDDVLAEIIETNQPDVVLATAITPMIYQSETTLKIAKEVCPNIVTVMGGIHPTYMYAEVLNEAPWVDYIIRGEGEEVTVNLLKAIENGTDKRDRAEIQGIAFLDNGEVVATPAHPPIKNLDTLTPDWSLLEWEHYIYTPLNVRVAVPNYARGCPFRCRFCSQWRFWRKYRSRTPKQFVDEIETLVKEYNVGFFILADEEPTINRSRFIALCEELIERNLDVYWGINTRVTDVLRDEELLPLYRKAGLVHVSLGTEAAAQLNLNVFRKETTIEDNKRAVQLLKKNGIVAEAQFIMGLENETPETIEETYRMALDWKPDMVNWNMFTPWPFSDLFQDLGDRVEVRDYSQYNFVTPIMKPDNMEREQVLKGVLRNYARFYMRKTIEYWFVRDPFKRRYLLGCLKAFAKTTLNKRFYNLSRVKYKGLQTNIDLGFDESKVFTREELAQRKQEHPELQADMNFAGTMSNNQQSSKS
- a CDS encoding ABC transporter ATP-binding protein, which encodes MIEVEHLSKSFGNTTAIKDVTFSVREGEILGFLGPNGAGKTTTMRILTGYIPASSGTAKLGEYEVHRNSLAVRKRIGYLPERPPLYLDMTVKGFLEFVTQIKGVPRRDRAKQVQSAIERCFLEDKQNILIRKLSKGYRQRVGIAQAIVHDPPVIILDEPTIGLDPRQMIEVRNLIKSLAGDHTIILSTHILSEVNMISDRVTIIADGTVVATNTPEYLMTELKGGGGYTLDLAGDIEVIQSTLNALPEVSTIEIFPSETHEERSQVKISCLPHTEPGDKIATVIVNSGLHLYEMQRDKPTLEDVFLELTAQEQPETTTDSESESENDSSQ